The segment TCTTAAAATTGATATTCCTTTTGTTACGCCTTGTGCGTTTTTAATAAATTCTACAAGCAGCCGTACATCTCCCTGCCGATAAACTAAACTTTTTTAATATTTAAAGAAGCTTTTGGCTCGTGAATCTGCTACAATATCAGTATATACAATCCATGAATATTCCCTGCTCAATGAATAAACCAGAAGGAGTGAAATCAATGAAAGCGATGCGACGCTCCGAGAAGCAAATGACACGGGATGAGGCGCTTGACTTGCTGTCAGCCGGAGCATATGGAGTGCTGGCAACAGTGGATCCTGACGGTCAGCCCCATGCCACGCCATTGAACTATGTGCTGGTCAATGGCGTTTTATACTTTCACTGCGCCTGGGAAGGCGTGAAGTTGAACAATATCCGGCACAACGCTAAGGTGGGTTTTACCGTGGTCGGGCGCAGCCAGCTATTGCCGGACCAATTCAACACTGACTATGAAAGTATAATGGTGTTCGGCCGGGCCGGCCTGGCCGATGAGCATGAAAAAATTATCGCGTTGAAAGCGCTTGTCCAAAAATACAGCGCTGCCTACATTCCTGAAGGGTATGATTACATAGAAAAAAGTCAGGATCACACTCAGGTTGTCCGTATCACCATTGACCATATTTCCGGTAAACACAAGCTATAGTGTAAAAAGAAACAGACCCGGCGCCGCCGGGTCATTTGCTTCTTATCATCTGGTTGTTTCAAAGGTCTTACAGTTGGTTTCGCGGCTTTGGTTAGCCTGGCCGCTGCCATTGTCCGTATGGACCTCAATAGCGGAAGCGTTGCAACGCTGGCCGGACTCCCAATACCTACAGTTGGATACGCCGCATTTTACATTCGACAATGCCACTGATCCTCACCTCCTAAAAAATAGTCTCCAAATAGTATGTGAGGATTTGTATCTCTTATTCTGTGCAAAAAGATTCAAATGCCTTTCTGTTCAACAGTCTCCCAGCCCGCATTGCCGCCGTTGATCGGTATACTCCTTATCGCCGGGGACTAAAAAACGAAAGGGACGGCTGGCGATGCAAATCTGATCGCCGGATTTCAGACGGGCCTCATCCAGTACCGGAAGCCCATTTACCGTCAGGGCAACCCCTTCGTTATAGTTGACCAGGTAAAAAGCGCCGGTTCTATATTCCAGCACGGCCTGTACAGCAGCAAGGTTCGTAATGGGCAGGGGAATATCCACTCCGTTGCGACCTTCTTCCACAGCCTGACCAATAGAAACCAGCGGTTTAGAAAGGGTAAATACCGACTGACCGCTGACCTTCTGTACGTCATATAACAGAGCCGGCCGCAGGACATCCTGTGACTTGGCCAATTCTCGCTTAAAACCCGCGCGATTCCGTCGCCACATAATAACTGACAGCACAACGCCGATAGCGATCAGGCCGATCAGCAGACGGAACATCCTCTCCTGCCTGATGACCCGTGCTGCGGCCACATAGACCTGCTCAGCCGTCAGCCTGACCGGACTGTCAATGGCAGCTGCTAAAGGGTCTGGCGCCGCCAGGGCCGGCCCCTTTATGATCCAGCTTGTTAAGAGTAATGTCAGCAAGAATAAGCGCCATATCCTGATATAGTTTATCACGCCGAATCCCTCCTTTGCGGTACACAGTCGTAATGTAACCAAAGCTTTCCCGTTACATTCCCGCTCCCGGCGAAAAATTCCTTCCTGGAGACCGAACGGTCTCAGATTCGAGGCCACAGATGAGTTTTGCAACAGATTCCTAGCGGCTATAATAAAACACCCTTTAAACAGATGTCTATGGCCTGAGCCATGGCATCTGTTTAAAGGGTTTGACAGATAGAAAGGAATGATTGTGAGCGAGTTACTGATCAAACAGTTTGCTTAACGCAAACCGATTGACCTGGCGGTTCAGGTCGGCAATAGACTTGGTCAGGGAAATGGATTTGGGGCAGGCTGCCACACAGTTTTGGGCATTGCCGCAGGCGGCCAGGCCGCCGGGTCCCATCAGCGCCGTCAATCGTTCATCCTTTTGCAGGTTGCCGGTGGGATGGGCGTTAAACAGTTTGACCTGGCTAATGGGCGCCGGGCCGAGGAAGTCGGATTTGTCATTGAAGTTCGGGCAGGCTTCCATGCAGCAGCCACAGGTCATGCAACGGGAAAGAGGATATACTTCTTCCTGATTTTTCTGAGCCATACGCGGCCCCGGCCCCAGATCCCAGGTGCCGTCCACATTGATCCAGGCCTTGACTTTTTTCAGTGCCTCAAACATCCGGCTGCGGTCTACAATCAGGTCCCGCACCACCGGAAATTTGGTCAAAGGAGCCAGACGAATGGGCTGCTCCAGTTGATCAATCAAGGCGGAGCAAGACTGCCGGGCTTTGCCGTTAATGATCATCGTGCAGGCGCCGCATACTTCTTCCAGACAGTTGCAGTCCCAGGCAACCGGGTTTACTTCCTTGCCGTCGCTGGTGACCGGATTCTTTTGAATCTCCATCAGGGCAGTGACCACATTCATATTATCGCTGTAAGGCACGACGAATTCCTGGGTATAAGGCGCCGTTTCCGGACTGTCCTGACGCTTGATAATCAAACGAACTGTTTTTGCTTCTGATTTCGATATCGATGTCATGGTTACTTGGCCTCCTTCTTGGCGGCGGAGTTGTTGTCAACATCATAGCGCCGCGCCCGAGGCGCTAACAGCGACGTATCAACCGGCTCGTAGGAGAAGACCGGGCCATCGGCGGAATAAGCCGCCTTGGTGGTTTTCAGCCAGTTTTCATCATCCCGTTCCGGGAACTCGGGTTTAAAGTGTGAACCGCGGCTTTCATTGCGCCGCAAAGCGCCCTGGGTGATGACCCTGGAAAGCTTGAGCATATGATGGAGCTGCCGGGTAAACATAACCACCTGATTGGAATAGCAGGAGTGGTCGCTGACGCCGACCTTTTCCCAGCGTTCTTCCAGTTCCTGCAGCTTATTGTCAGTTTCCTGCAATTTGGCGTTAAAGCGTTGAATCGTCACATTCTCGGTCATCCAGTCGCCCATT is part of the Acetonema longum DSM 6540 genome and harbors:
- a CDS encoding pyridoxamine 5'-phosphate oxidase family protein, which produces MKAMRRSEKQMTRDEALDLLSAGAYGVLATVDPDGQPHATPLNYVLVNGVLYFHCAWEGVKLNNIRHNAKVGFTVVGRSQLLPDQFNTDYESIMVFGRAGLADEHEKIIALKALVQKYSAAYIPEGYDYIEKSQDHTQVVRITIDHISGKHKL
- a CDS encoding DUF1540 domain-containing protein, which translates into the protein MALSNVKCGVSNCRYWESGQRCNASAIEVHTDNGSGQANQSRETNCKTFETTR
- a CDS encoding FHA domain-containing protein, producing the protein MINYIRIWRLFLLTLLLTSWIIKGPALAAPDPLAAAIDSPVRLTAEQVYVAAARVIRQERMFRLLIGLIAIGVVLSVIMWRRNRAGFKRELAKSQDVLRPALLYDVQKVSGQSVFTLSKPLVSIGQAVEEGRNGVDIPLPITNLAAVQAVLEYRTGAFYLVNYNEGVALTVNGLPVLDEARLKSGDQICIASRPFRFLVPGDKEYTDQRRQCGLGDC
- the sdhB gene encoding succinate dehydrogenase iron-sulfur subunit, with the translated sequence MTSISKSEAKTVRLIIKRQDSPETAPYTQEFVVPYSDNMNVVTALMEIQKNPVTSDGKEVNPVAWDCNCLEEVCGACTMIINGKARQSCSALIDQLEQPIRLAPLTKFPVVRDLIVDRSRMFEALKKVKAWINVDGTWDLGPGPRMAQKNQEEVYPLSRCMTCGCCMEACPNFNDKSDFLGPAPISQVKLFNAHPTGNLQKDERLTALMGPGGLAACGNAQNCVAACPKSISLTKSIADLNRQVNRFALSKLFDQ